The DNA sequence CAAGACTCGCCACGACCTCGTTGCCCGGTGGCCCGAGCGAGCGCTCCGACGACTCCGCAAGGCGGGCTGATCGACGCGCTTGCCAAGACGGCGCGCCGTATGCAGCGCTCGAAAAGGCGACGCAAGACCGCCGCTTCAGAGACCGCCGAGCGCCGCGACCGTTTCATCGAGCAGCGCTTCGCGTAGCACCGGGTCGATGAAGAAGTGATCTCCGCCGGGGATCAACCGGACCTCGCTCCGGTTGCCCGCGGCTCGCAGCGCAGCGGACAGCTCGATCGAGACCGTCGGCGGCACGAGCCGGTCTTCGCTCCCGTGGATGAAGACCGACGGCGGGAGGCCTGGACGCACGTGCTGACTCGGTACGACGTCTCCGAGCTCGACCCCGGGAGGTAGGATGCGGGGGACGAAGGGGTCGTCAAGCGTGATGGGGGCAGACCACAGGAGGAGTGCGTCCGGGACGGGCGACACATCGTCGTCGCCAGGATCTTCGAATGCTCTGACGATCCCGGCTGCGGCCATGAGGAAGGCCCCGGCGGAGTGACCGCCACCGACGATCCGCTCAGGGTCGACACCCAGCTGGCCGGCTCGCCGGCGAACCCAACGCACGATCGACTTGGCGTCGGCGATCTGCGCGTCGATCTTCGTGCCGGGCACGTCGAGCACGGCCAGGCGATACTGAACGGAGATGCCGACGATGCCTCTCGCGGCGACGACTTCGGCCACGTCGTAGCCCGCTTCGGGACTGCCGACGACGAACCCGCCTCCGTGAAGCCAAAGATACGCGGGGCGTCGGTCGGTCGCTTTCCAATCGGCCGGAAGGAAGACGTGAGCCGTCAGCTCCTGCCCGTCGATGCGTTTGTAGGCAACCACCGTCGGCTGCGGGGTATCGGCGGAGAGCCGGAGCGACGGATCTTCGACTACGTCCTGGCGATCGCCGCAGCCGCAGAGAATCGCCGCTACGTACACGGTCGCCATCACCGTGACGGCCGTGTTCCGCAAGCCGATCATCGGCGTCGTATCCCCTCGTCGGTCTCGTTCCATCGGCAGGCCCCTCTGGACTCTATACGAGCCGGCACTCGAAACGCGAGAAGAGCAGCCTCTTCGCGATCACTGCGCGCAGGAGAGTCTCTGGTGGGACGTCGCTTCGGGCGGTAGGAAATATGAACGGCCTTTTTGCCCAGGTCGCCGGGTAGCCGCCACCGCGAAGCCTGGACCTCGCTCGGCGCTTCGCGGTGGCGGGAAGAGATCTCCTTTGAACAAAGGATCTCGACCTGCTCTACGAGACGATCGCCAACAGCATCGTCAGCATCGAAGAAATCGTCGAACTTCTCGAGGCGAGCTCGCAAAGCGCAGACCGCGGAGAGCATTCTCGAGTTCCTAAAGGAGAACCTCGACATCGAGGACGGGCGAGGTGCGCCTAGTCATTCACACATCACAAAATCACAACTAACAAGCCGCCGCTTCGCCTTGTGACGGAACAAGCGGTTCACCGTTCTTCGGACTCGCTGCATTACGCGAAAACCATCCGAACTGAATCCGGGTAAGCCTTCATTCCGCGACCTAGCCTTTCAAGAGCGAGCCGGTGTCGTTCACGATCTGTTCGGTGCCGTTCTCGTTGCGCCGCAGCTCGGCCTTCGGAGCCAAGAACGCGAGCAATGCGAAGAAGACGCTCCCCCATGTCTCGCAACGCGACCCACTTTCCTCGAATTTCGACCGCAAGCGCGTTCATGTCTGCTACCGCCATCTAATCTTCGACTTCGGCGAGGACGATAGCGGCTTCGTGGCGTCCTATTTTTTAGGGAACTCCCGCAACACTTAGTTCCCCCCTCCCTGCGATGCCGAGCCAGCGGCCCCCTCTTCGCGAATGCGGCAAAGAACGGCCGCACAAAGAGGGCTCGCGCTGAGTCGCGAAAAAAGCGATCATCCCCGGCATGGCTCCAGCCAGGCCCCCACGCGCGACGAGACGCCCCGGACCCTTCGCGGGAACTCCGGACACCAAGCGAGAGGGTCGACCGCCCCTGCGAACCCGGTGCGCCCTCCTCCTCGCACTGATCTTCTCTCTCCTTTCGTCGGACCCGGTCTACGCCGATGGAATCGATGAACTCAATGCAAGCTGGACCGGACGAGCCCTGGCCGCGCAGCGCCTTCTCGACCTGCATTCGCCTCTGGGCGAAGGCAACTTCATCGGCTCTCATAATAGCTTCAACTCCGACGCCTACTCGACCCTCACGAGCTATCTCGACACGAATCAATACGACTCCATCTACAACCAGCTTCGAATCGGGGCACGAGCAATCGAACTCGATGTGCACTGGACGCCGAAGACGGAAGGGGTCTTCTCCTTTCCCAACCGCCTGCTTCTCTGCCACGGCACCTCCGGACATCTCGGATGCAGTCTGGATGATCGCTACTTGAGCGAGGGGCTCGACGAGATCTCCGCCTGGCTCGCCTCGCCGGCAAGTGACCAACAGGTCCTCCTCCTTCACATCGAGGACCATATGGAGGGCCAGCACGGCGAAGCGCTCGAGCAGGTGAGTGCGCGTTTTGGCGACTTGATCTACCCAAGCGGCGGGTGCCGCGACATTCCGGGCGACCTGACGAAAGCCGAAGTACTCGCCGCCGGCAAGAAGGTCATCGTGTGGAACGAGGGCCCCTGCAGCGGAAACGGCGCATGGAACACACTCGTCTTCACCGGAACCGGCGACATCGATCGCGTCTGGGAAGACTCCACCATTCTCGGCGGCTCCGGCAGTCGGATCAACAACAATGACGTCATCAACTACTTCGTCACCGGCATGAACCTAATCGACCTCGACGAGCTTCACCAGAACGACGGCCGCCTTGGAGCCGCGATCTGGAGTTGGAGCGAGGGGGAACCAAACAACTTCGGAGGAAACGAAGACTGTGCGGCCCAGGTGGACAGTGGTCGCTGGATCGACGAGGCCTGCAGCCAGACCAAAGTGTTTGCCTGCGAGAATACACAAAACGGCAGCTGGGCGGTCAGCGCCCTCGTCGATGCCTGGGGTGCCGGCGCACTCGCCTGCGACGGCCTGGGCCCCGACTACCGCTTCGGTGTTCCAACCAACAGCAAAGACAATGAAGCTCTGCGGGTCGCCCGCCAAAATGCCGGTCACAGCACCGCATGGCTGAACCACGATGACCGTGCCACCGAAGGCGTTTGGACCGTCCAGGGCAGCGATGCCGTCTTCTACGGGGCGGGCACCCTCAGCTTGTCCTCTGGCCAATTCGTTCGCGGCGAGACCCGCCTCCTGAAAATGGAGTCCAACTGCAACCTCGTGCTGTACAGCATGCTCGATGGGGTCATGGGGGGCGGGCTCTGGACCAGCGGCACGTCGAACCTCGGGACCGATTGCCACATGGACTTCCAGTCCGACGGAAATCTCGTGGTCTACGATGGCGGCGGCCAAAGCCTCTGGAACTCTGGCACCTCGGGAACGTCGGGAGCCGAGTTGCACCTGCAGAGCGATGGCAACATGGTCGTTTACAACGAAAGCGGCGAAGCTCTCTTCCAATCGTACACGAATTACGCGCCCGAATATGTGCTCCATGCGGGCCAGTATCTTCTCAGTGCAGGACAGATCCTTCACAGCCGCAACCGGAAGCTCGCGATGGGGCCGGATTGCAACCTCGTCTTGTTCAGCTTTGAGAACGGGTCAACCGGAGGCGCCCTGTGGCATAGCGACACCGCCGGTAGCGGAACCGGTTGCTACGCGGATTTCCAGGCCGACGGAAATTTCGTCGTGTACGACGGTGGAGCAAACCCCAAATGGGCCTCCGGCACGTCCGGCACTGCCG is a window from the Candidatus Binatia bacterium genome containing:
- a CDS encoding alpha/beta hydrolase; protein product: MERDRRGDTTPMIGLRNTAVTVMATVYVAAILCGCGDRQDVVEDPSLRLSADTPQPTVVAYKRIDGQELTAHVFLPADWKATDRRPAYLWLHGGGFVVGSPEAGYDVAEVVAARGIVGISVQYRLAVLDVPGTKIDAQIADAKSIVRWVRRRAGQLGVDPERIVGGGHSAGAFLMAAAGIVRAFEDPGDDDVSPVPDALLLWSAPITLDDPFVPRILPPGVELGDVVPSQHVRPGLPPSVFIHGSEDRLVPPTVSIELSAALRAAGNRSEVRLIPGGDHFFIDPVLREALLDETVAALGGL